One Cucurbita pepo subsp. pepo cultivar mu-cu-16 chromosome LG11, ASM280686v2, whole genome shotgun sequence DNA window includes the following coding sequences:
- the LOC111804949 gene encoding calmodulin-like protein 7, translating to MESVMNLLFLAVLFVAGFVNFLMYFPTKRFTAWFQSIKPSPQSVHFKPTAVPPLSPAPEKKKSEMKKVFGTFDKNNDGFITKKELMESLKNMSMMITEREAEEMVKGVDENGDGLIDFEEFCVLGEKLVMGFEVKQRRVEDEDEDEDELREAFGVFDKDKDGVISVEELGLVLSCLGMNEGKKLENCKEMIKKVDLDGDGMVNFDEFKRMMRSGTTLVFN from the coding sequence ATGGAATCCGTGATGAACCTTCTGTTCTTGGCGGTTTTGTTCGTTGCTGGGTTTGTCAATTTCCTCATGTATTTCCCCACCAAGAGATTCACCGCGTGGTTCCAATCTATAAAACCCTCTCCCCAATCTGTCCATTTCAAACCCACCGCCGTTCCTCCGCTGTCTCCGGCGccggaaaagaagaaatcagagATGAAGAAGGTGTTTGGGACATTTGACAAGAACAACGATGGGTTCATAACGAAGAAGGAGCTGATGGAATCGCTGAAGAacatgagtatgatgattacAGAGAGGGAAGCAGAGGAAATGGTGAAAGGGGTGGATGAAAATGGAGATGGGTTGATTGATTTTGAGGAGTTTTGTGTTTTGGGGGAGAAATTAGTGATGGGTTTTGAAGTAAAACAGAGGAgggttgaagatgaagatgaagatgaagatgaactgAGAGAGGCTTTTGGAGTGTTTGATAAGGACAAAGATGGAGTGATATCAGTGGAGGAATTGGGCTTGGTGCTGTCTTGTTTGGGGATGAATGAAGGGAAGAAACTTGAGAATTGTAAGGAAATGATCAAGAAAGTGGATTTGGATGGGG